The Mycolicibacterium smegmatis genome has a window encoding:
- a CDS encoding DUF732 domain-containing protein: protein MRRNLRALGVLPVVMAGLMGSMIGAAPALADPADPAVPGIPMDPAVPVPGAPGAPTDQAFPDALGQAGVNAVDPAQAAAMGEAVCPMLAEQGQSAADVASTVADTGGMPLGPATMFTGIAVSMFCPAMVSRLSQGVPPDLPMNLPWPMFGF, encoded by the coding sequence ATGCGTAGAAACCTTCGGGCCCTCGGTGTCCTCCCGGTCGTGATGGCCGGTCTGATGGGCTCGATGATCGGTGCCGCTCCGGCCCTTGCAGACCCGGCCGACCCCGCCGTTCCAGGGATTCCGATGGACCCTGCGGTGCCCGTCCCCGGAGCTCCCGGCGCGCCCACCGATCAGGCCTTCCCCGACGCCCTCGGCCAGGCCGGTGTCAACGCGGTCGATCCGGCTCAGGCGGCCGCGATGGGTGAGGCGGTGTGCCCGATGCTCGCCGAACAGGGGCAGAGCGCCGCCGATGTCGCGTCGACCGTCGCCGACACGGGTGGCATGCCGCTGGGGCCCGCCACGATGTTCACCGGGATCGCGGTGTCGATGTTCTGCCCGGCGATGGTGTCGAGGCTCAGTCAGGGCGTGCCGCCCGACCTGCCGATGAACCTGCCGTGGCCGATGTTCGGTTTCTAG
- a CDS encoding nuclear transport factor 2 family protein: protein MGPTRAELLTAVERSPQAAAVHDRDAWVGLFADGGRIEDPVGSRPHRGPAEIAQFYDTFIGPRDITFHRDVDIVAGSTVIRDLELEVAMGAADPGTGNAAVTMRIPAYLRYALQDTETDTETGAGPRIAELQAYWELPAMVVQFVRNGTRAVPVGLQLAGDLLRNQGPVGAVGFAAGFRGVGARPRTHGRRRFIRLLDDLCAGDEVSVRRTLRRDARVQSGESAPLGASKLTAMTAGGSWRKVIVSGASAVAGIDSEAGRAVLIADLTPTGIRRVRYFVDDAARDG from the coding sequence ATGGGTCCGACACGTGCCGAGCTGCTGACCGCGGTCGAACGATCACCGCAGGCTGCGGCCGTGCACGACCGGGACGCATGGGTGGGTCTGTTCGCTGACGGCGGACGGATCGAGGATCCGGTGGGTTCGCGGCCGCACCGGGGACCCGCCGAGATCGCGCAGTTCTACGACACCTTCATCGGCCCACGTGACATCACCTTCCACCGTGACGTCGACATCGTCGCAGGCAGCACGGTGATCCGCGACCTCGAGCTCGAGGTCGCGATGGGGGCCGCCGACCCGGGCACCGGGAACGCCGCGGTGACCATGCGGATCCCGGCGTACCTGCGCTACGCGCTGCAGGACACCGAAACCGACACCGAGACCGGCGCCGGACCCCGGATCGCCGAACTGCAGGCGTACTGGGAGCTGCCCGCCATGGTCGTCCAGTTCGTGCGCAACGGCACCCGCGCGGTCCCGGTCGGTCTGCAACTCGCCGGTGACCTGCTGCGCAACCAGGGCCCGGTCGGTGCGGTCGGATTCGCGGCCGGTTTCCGCGGCGTGGGTGCGCGGCCGCGCACCCACGGCAGGCGCCGCTTCATCAGGCTGCTCGACGATCTGTGCGCCGGTGACGAGGTCTCGGTGCGGCGCACCTTGCGACGCGACGCGCGCGTGCAGTCCGGCGAGTCCGCACCGCTGGGCGCCTCGAAGCTGACGGCGATGACGGCCGGCGGGTCCTGGCGCAAGGTGATCGTGTCGGGCGCGAGCGCGGTCGCCGGCATCGATTCCGAGGCCGGGCGTGCCGTGCTGATCGCCGACCTGACCCCGACCGGGATCCGCCGGGTGCGGTACTTCGTCGACGACGCCGCGCGCGACGGGTGA
- a CDS encoding acyl-CoA synthetase: MSVSFDLSTVFSTVAAAVPDQTFVVWRDRRLTYAQFDAHVDGFAHFLVSAGLGVHTERAALAGHESGQDHLGIYLRNGNEYLEAMIGSYRARVAPFNVSYRYVEEELLYLLTDSNARALVYNAEFAPRVAAIRDRLPNLAVLIQVADDSGNELLSGAVDYEAILGTPEPEGGMPVPSGDDLYILYTGGTTGMPKGVLWRQHDIFLSSMGGRPFGAENFLSSYEELADKARASAGAMSMLMIPPFMHGAAQWASYTAITMGGKLVIPDDVVRLRPDAALRLAERERVMSIPVVGDAIARPLIDEIEGGNYDLSGLVTISNGGAPLSPTVRSRILAALPHLLLLDAVGASESGAQMSAYTTSGAETQPATFTPQPDTAVVSEDLTRVLGPGEGGGWLARRDLIPLGYLGDAEKTARTFPTVDGVRWSVPGDRANVLPDGRIQLLGRDSVTINSGGEKIFVEEVERAIAAHPAVYDVVVVGRPSERWGSEVVAIVQFAEGASATDDELVEVCERSIARYKIPKAFIRSPEIVRSPAGKADYRWAKQIAAEAVST; this comes from the coding sequence ATGAGCGTTTCTTTCGATCTGTCCACGGTGTTTTCCACGGTGGCCGCGGCGGTGCCCGACCAGACCTTCGTGGTGTGGCGTGACCGCCGGTTGACCTACGCCCAGTTCGACGCGCACGTCGACGGTTTCGCACACTTCCTCGTCTCGGCGGGCCTCGGCGTGCACACCGAACGCGCCGCGCTCGCCGGCCACGAGTCGGGCCAGGACCATCTCGGCATCTACCTGCGCAACGGCAACGAGTACCTCGAGGCGATGATCGGCAGTTACCGCGCGCGGGTCGCCCCGTTCAACGTCAGCTACCGCTACGTCGAGGAGGAGCTGCTCTACCTGCTCACCGATTCCAACGCCCGCGCCCTGGTCTACAACGCCGAGTTCGCACCACGCGTCGCCGCGATCCGCGACCGGTTGCCCAATCTCGCGGTGCTCATCCAGGTCGCCGACGATTCCGGAAACGAATTGCTGTCCGGCGCAGTCGATTACGAGGCGATCCTGGGCACCCCTGAACCCGAGGGCGGGATGCCGGTGCCGTCGGGTGACGACCTCTACATCCTCTACACGGGCGGCACCACCGGCATGCCCAAGGGCGTGCTGTGGCGTCAGCACGACATCTTCCTGTCGTCGATGGGCGGACGTCCGTTCGGCGCCGAGAACTTCCTGAGCTCATACGAGGAACTGGCCGACAAGGCCCGCGCGTCGGCGGGCGCGATGTCGATGCTGATGATCCCGCCGTTCATGCACGGCGCCGCGCAGTGGGCCTCCTACACCGCGATCACGATGGGCGGAAAACTCGTGATCCCCGACGATGTGGTGCGCCTGCGCCCGGACGCGGCGTTGCGACTCGCCGAACGTGAACGCGTGATGAGCATTCCGGTTGTCGGCGACGCCATCGCCCGCCCGTTGATCGACGAGATCGAGGGCGGGAACTACGACCTGTCCGGGCTGGTCACCATCAGCAACGGCGGCGCACCGCTGTCCCCGACCGTGCGGTCGCGCATTTTGGCGGCCCTGCCGCACCTGCTGCTGCTCGACGCGGTGGGCGCCTCGGAATCGGGCGCCCAGATGAGTGCGTACACCACCAGTGGCGCCGAGACCCAGCCCGCGACGTTCACGCCGCAACCCGACACCGCCGTGGTGTCCGAGGACCTCACCCGCGTGCTCGGCCCCGGCGAAGGTGGCGGCTGGCTGGCCCGGCGCGATCTGATCCCCCTGGGTTACCTCGGCGACGCCGAGAAGACCGCGCGCACCTTCCCCACCGTCGACGGCGTGCGTTGGTCGGTGCCCGGCGACCGCGCAAACGTCTTGCCGGACGGGCGCATTCAGCTGCTGGGCCGCGACTCGGTCACCATCAACTCCGGCGGCGAGAAGATCTTCGTCGAGGAGGTCGAACGTGCCATCGCCGCACACCCGGCGGTCTACGACGTCGTCGTTGTGGGTCGGCCGTCGGAACGCTGGGGCAGCGAGGTCGTCGCGATCGTCCAGTTCGCCGAAGGCGCGTCAGCCACTGACGACGAACTCGTCGAGGTGTGCGAGCGCTCGATCGCGCGCTACAAGATCCCCAAGGCGTTCATCCGGTCACCCGAGATCGTGCGTTCGCCGGCAGGCAAGGCCGACTACCGCTGGGCCAAGCAGATCGCGGCGGAGGCCGTCTCGACGTGA
- a CDS encoding sodium:solute symporter family protein — MTTTTTLAADLAAENVLRLSVGAIDYLLIAIYFVFVLGIGYVARSQISTSLDFFLSGRRMPAWVTGLAFVSANLGAIEIMGMSANGAEIGLSTMHYYWIGAVPAMVFLGIVMMPFYYGSKVRSVPEFMRRRFGPGAHLVNAISFAVAQVLIAGVNLFLLATVINVLLGWNQWLSLIVAALIVLTYTALGGLSAAIYNEVLQFFVILAFLVPLTIFGLIKVGGWSGLKDKVIDTMSDGAVTASVDEQLTTWPGQALSGFSSPVWSVIGIVFGLGFVLSFGYWTTNFVEVQRAMASDSISSARRSPIIAAFPKMFIPFVVVIPGMIAGAVIGDVVHLKSTGSGEVTYNDAMLVMIRDILPNGLIGVAITGLLASFMAGMAANISAFNTVFSYDIWQQYVVKDRPDNYYIGVGRIATVAATILAIFTALIAAGYSNLMDYLQTLFGFFNAPLFATFILGMFWRRMTSTAGWTGLVAGTLSAVTVFLLGESGVINLPGQGVPFVAAAAAFVVDIAVSVVVSLVTTPKPAHELAGLVYSETPREIFHDPESAGRPWYLRATPLAAVALGLAVVLNIVFH; from the coding sequence ATGACCACGACCACAACACTGGCTGCAGACCTGGCAGCGGAGAACGTCCTGCGCCTCTCGGTCGGTGCGATCGACTACCTGCTGATCGCGATTTACTTCGTCTTCGTCCTGGGCATCGGCTACGTCGCGCGCAGCCAGATCTCGACGAGCCTGGACTTCTTCCTGTCCGGGCGGCGCATGCCCGCGTGGGTGACGGGCCTGGCGTTCGTCTCGGCCAACCTGGGCGCCATCGAGATCATGGGCATGTCGGCCAACGGCGCCGAGATCGGCCTGTCGACCATGCACTACTACTGGATCGGCGCCGTCCCGGCCATGGTGTTCCTCGGCATCGTGATGATGCCGTTCTACTACGGCTCCAAGGTCCGCAGCGTGCCCGAGTTCATGCGCAGGCGGTTCGGGCCGGGCGCGCACCTGGTGAACGCCATCAGCTTCGCCGTCGCGCAGGTGCTCATCGCGGGCGTCAACCTGTTTCTGCTCGCGACCGTGATCAACGTGCTGCTGGGCTGGAACCAGTGGCTGTCGCTGATCGTCGCGGCGCTCATCGTGCTCACCTACACCGCGCTGGGCGGACTCTCGGCGGCCATCTACAACGAGGTGCTGCAGTTCTTCGTCATCCTCGCCTTCCTGGTGCCGCTGACGATCTTCGGCCTGATCAAGGTCGGCGGCTGGAGTGGCCTGAAGGACAAGGTGATCGACACCATGTCCGACGGCGCGGTCACCGCGTCGGTCGACGAACAGCTCACCACGTGGCCCGGTCAGGCGCTGTCGGGTTTCTCCAGCCCGGTGTGGTCGGTGATCGGCATCGTGTTCGGCCTCGGTTTCGTGCTGTCCTTCGGGTACTGGACGACGAACTTCGTCGAGGTGCAGCGCGCGATGGCGTCGGACTCGATCTCCTCGGCACGACGGTCGCCGATCATCGCGGCGTTCCCCAAGATGTTCATCCCGTTCGTCGTGGTCATCCCCGGCATGATCGCCGGTGCGGTGATCGGCGACGTCGTCCATCTCAAGTCGACGGGCTCCGGCGAGGTCACCTACAACGACGCCATGCTCGTGATGATCCGCGACATCCTGCCCAACGGTCTGATCGGCGTGGCCATCACGGGTCTTCTGGCATCGTTCATGGCGGGTATGGCCGCCAACATCTCGGCGTTCAACACGGTGTTCAGCTACGACATCTGGCAGCAGTACGTGGTCAAGGACCGGCCGGACAACTACTACATCGGCGTCGGCCGGATCGCGACGGTGGCCGCGACCATCCTCGCGATCTTCACCGCGCTGATCGCGGCGGGCTACTCGAACCTGATGGACTATCTGCAGACGCTGTTCGGGTTCTTCAACGCGCCGCTGTTCGCGACGTTCATCCTCGGCATGTTCTGGCGCCGGATGACCTCGACCGCCGGCTGGACCGGCCTGGTGGCCGGAACGCTCTCGGCCGTCACGGTTTTCCTGCTGGGGGAGAGCGGCGTCATCAACCTGCCCGGCCAGGGTGTGCCGTTCGTGGCGGCCGCTGCCGCGTTCGTCGTCGACATCGCGGTCAGCGTCGTGGTGAGCCTGGTGACCACACCCAAGCCCGCGCACGAACTCGCGGGCCTGGTGTACTCGGAGACCCCGCGCGAGATCTTCCACGACCCCGAGAGTGCCGGGAGACCCTGGTATCTGAGGGCAACCCCGCTGGCTGCCGTCGCGCTGGGTCTCGCCGTCGTGCTCAACATCGTCTTCCACTGA
- a CDS encoding DeoR/GlpR family DNA-binding transcription regulator — MLAAERRRAILRALDEGGGAVRVADLASRLRVSEMTVRRDLDAMDADELLRKVHGGAVSRHHRGEEPGSSVKAAQQRAEKAAIAELAASTIDDGVTIALSAGTTTTELARRLRRRPSITVVTNSLSVFDVLTGRTADTADDGTEGPTVHLCGGTRTPSDALVGPVAETAIASFRVDATYVGVHGIDPDAGLTSPNIAEAHTNRALIAIGAKLVVLADHTKYGETGTNVFADLRQVDTLITDDRLADADRATLAGLVGTVMTAEVTTQP, encoded by the coding sequence ATGCTTGCCGCCGAACGCCGCCGGGCGATCCTGCGGGCCCTCGACGAGGGCGGCGGGGCCGTGCGGGTCGCCGACCTCGCTTCCCGGCTGCGTGTCTCCGAGATGACGGTGCGGCGCGACCTCGACGCCATGGATGCCGACGAACTGCTGCGCAAGGTGCACGGCGGCGCGGTCAGCCGGCACCACCGCGGCGAGGAACCCGGCTCCTCGGTCAAGGCCGCCCAGCAGCGCGCCGAGAAGGCCGCGATCGCCGAACTGGCGGCCTCGACCATCGACGACGGGGTCACGATCGCACTCAGCGCGGGCACCACGACCACCGAGCTGGCCCGACGGCTGCGCCGGCGCCCGTCGATCACCGTGGTCACCAATTCGCTGTCGGTGTTCGACGTGCTCACCGGCCGTACCGCCGATACCGCCGACGACGGCACCGAGGGACCGACGGTCCATCTGTGCGGGGGCACCCGCACACCGTCGGATGCCCTGGTGGGTCCGGTCGCCGAGACGGCGATCGCGTCGTTCCGGGTCGACGCCACCTATGTGGGCGTCCACGGCATCGATCCGGACGCCGGGCTCACCTCACCCAACATCGCTGAGGCACATACCAACCGGGCGCTGATCGCCATCGGCGCCAAGCTCGTCGTGCTGGCCGACCACACCAAGTACGGCGAGACCGGCACCAATGTCTTCGCCGACCTCAGGCAGGTCGACACGCTCATCACCGACGACAGACTGGCGGACGCGGATCGCGCGACGCTGGCCGGGCTCGTCGGCACCGTCATGACCGCCGAGGTGACCACACAACCATGA
- the galT gene encoding galactose-1-phosphate uridylyltransferase, which produces MTQPLRWTLADGREQLYFSLPGHTPAPVGDRRPLPPRGNQQSELRFDRQTGQWVVIAALRQDRTYLPAADQCPLCPGPTGETSEVPAPDYDVVVFENRFPSLSGGGEFTLPDTAGAEFLSAPGHGRCEVICFSSDHTGAFSQLPLPHARLVVSAWRHRTADLLSRNGIEQVFCFENRGEAIGVTLNHPHGQIYGYPYLTPRTEQMLRVAGEHRARNGTNLFADLLARERADSVRVVAQTDSFTAFVPFAARWPVEVHIYPNRFAHSLLDLDDSELDEFTEIYRDVLQRFDRMYPTELPYISALHQYRDSERQREGYFHVELMSVRRSENKLKYLAGSESAMDAFISDVTPESVAQRLREV; this is translated from the coding sequence ATGACCCAACCACTGCGCTGGACGCTCGCCGACGGCCGCGAACAGCTGTACTTCTCGTTGCCCGGGCACACGCCCGCCCCGGTCGGCGACCGCAGACCCCTGCCGCCACGCGGAAACCAGCAGTCCGAACTGCGTTTCGACCGCCAGACCGGTCAGTGGGTGGTCATCGCCGCGCTGCGCCAGGACCGCACCTATCTGCCCGCGGCCGATCAGTGCCCGCTGTGCCCCGGCCCCACCGGTGAGACCAGCGAGGTGCCCGCACCCGACTACGACGTCGTGGTGTTCGAGAACCGCTTCCCCAGCCTGTCCGGCGGCGGGGAGTTCACGTTGCCCGACACCGCGGGCGCGGAGTTCCTGTCGGCACCGGGGCACGGTCGCTGCGAGGTGATCTGCTTCTCCAGCGACCACACCGGCGCCTTCTCGCAACTGCCGCTCCCCCACGCCCGCCTCGTGGTGTCGGCGTGGCGACACCGCACCGCGGATTTGTTGAGCCGCAACGGAATCGAGCAGGTGTTCTGCTTCGAGAACCGCGGCGAGGCCATCGGCGTCACGCTCAACCACCCGCACGGGCAGATCTACGGCTACCCGTACCTGACGCCGCGCACCGAGCAGATGCTGCGCGTCGCCGGGGAACACCGCGCCCGCAACGGCACCAACCTGTTCGCGGATCTGCTGGCACGCGAACGTGCCGACAGTGTGCGTGTGGTCGCGCAGACCGATTCGTTCACGGCGTTCGTGCCGTTCGCGGCGCGCTGGCCGGTCGAGGTGCACATCTACCCGAACCGGTTCGCGCACAGCCTGCTCGATCTCGACGACTCCGAACTCGACGAGTTCACCGAGATCTATCGTGACGTGCTGCAGCGGTTCGATCGCATGTATCCCACGGAGCTGCCGTACATCTCGGCGCTGCACCAGTACCGCGACAGCGAACGGCAGCGCGAGGGGTACTTCCACGTCGAGTTGATGTCGGTGCGGCGCAGCGAGAACAAACTCAAATACCTCGCCGGAAGCGAATCGGCGATGGATGCTTTCATCAGCGATGTGACGCCCGAGAGCGTCGCACAGCGACTTCGAGAGGTGTGA
- a CDS encoding galactokinase: MGDTVTYAAPGRINLIGEHTDYNLGLALPIALPQRVVVRYQPDDSEAITVSSAQESGDVVVPLDTTPGDITGWAAYIAGVVWALRDRGHRVEGGRMSITSDVEMGSGLASSAALECAVLSALTHGSDMDRVEQARIAQCAENVYVGAPTGLMDQLASLFGEPGRAMLIDFRELSVHQVPFTPETAGLTLLVMNSRAPHRHAGGEYAARRASCERVAAALGVESLREVQDRGLDALDAVTDDEDFRRARHILTENQRVLDVVAALEQSDFATAGEILTASHASMRDDFEITTAHIDLIADTAVRAGALGARLTGGGFGGCVIALVPEDLADSVAETVRSTVVAAGHPEPTISRAQAAPGAGIV; encoded by the coding sequence GTGGGCGATACGGTCACCTACGCCGCCCCAGGGCGGATCAATCTGATCGGCGAGCACACCGATTACAACCTGGGTCTCGCACTACCCATCGCACTTCCCCAACGCGTCGTGGTGCGCTACCAACCAGACGACTCCGAGGCCATCACGGTGTCCAGCGCGCAGGAGTCCGGCGATGTCGTGGTCCCGCTCGACACCACACCCGGTGACATCACCGGATGGGCGGCCTACATCGCGGGCGTGGTGTGGGCGCTGCGCGACCGGGGCCACCGGGTCGAGGGCGGACGCATGTCGATCACCAGCGACGTCGAGATGGGGTCCGGTCTGGCGTCGTCGGCCGCGCTGGAGTGCGCCGTGCTGTCGGCGCTGACCCACGGGTCCGACATGGACCGCGTCGAGCAGGCCCGCATCGCGCAGTGCGCAGAGAACGTCTATGTCGGCGCCCCGACAGGCCTCATGGACCAACTCGCGTCGTTGTTCGGCGAACCCGGCCGCGCGATGCTGATCGACTTCCGCGAACTCTCGGTGCACCAGGTCCCGTTCACCCCCGAGACCGCGGGTCTGACGCTGCTGGTGATGAATTCGCGTGCGCCGCACCGTCATGCCGGCGGTGAATACGCCGCGCGACGGGCGTCGTGTGAGCGGGTCGCGGCGGCACTGGGCGTCGAGTCGTTGCGCGAGGTGCAGGACCGTGGCCTGGACGCGCTCGATGCGGTGACCGACGACGAGGATTTCCGCCGCGCGCGCCACATCCTCACCGAGAACCAGCGTGTGCTCGATGTCGTTGCGGCCCTGGAACAGTCCGATTTCGCCACGGCGGGCGAGATCCTGACGGCATCGCACGCGTCGATGCGTGACGACTTCGAGATCACCACCGCGCACATCGATCTGATCGCCGACACCGCCGTGCGGGCCGGAGCGCTCGGCGCCCGGCTGACCGGCGGCGGCTTCGGCGGCTGCGTGATCGCCCTCGTGCCCGAAGATCTCGCCGACTCCGTCGCCGAGACCGTGCGCTCGACGGTCGTCGCGGCCGGTCATCCCGAGCCCACGATCAGCCGGGCGCAGGCCGCGCCGGGGGCGGGCATCGTCTGA
- a CDS encoding cytochrome P450 has protein sequence MTVDDSGVVVTDVAGPYYDPYDVGIVADPYPVYARLRDEAPLYHNERYGFWALSRHADVESALANWETFSNSRSDILELVKSDFDMPPGVMMFTDPPMHTMLRGLMSRVFTPRRMAEIEDQIRRYCVRCLDPLVGSDRFDIIAELASTMPMRVIGMLLGIPESEQIGVRDANDANLRTKPGAPMKVAQADKIADGRIYADYVEWRSKNPSDDLMTALLGVEFTDEHGVTRKLTRKEVLHYTQVVAGAGNETTGRLIGWLAKVLAEHPDQRRQIEQDRSLLTRAVDETLRFEPTGPHVARWVARDFEAYGQTVPAGSAMLLLFGAANRDPRRYTDPDVFDIHRDNISHLTFGKGLHYCLGANLARLEGRVALDELLNRFPEWDIDYSTARLAPTSTVRGWERLDVLVG, from the coding sequence ATGACGGTCGACGACAGCGGTGTCGTGGTCACGGACGTGGCGGGGCCCTACTACGACCCCTACGACGTGGGTATCGTCGCCGACCCCTACCCGGTGTACGCCCGGTTGCGCGACGAGGCCCCGCTCTACCACAACGAACGCTACGGCTTCTGGGCGCTGTCACGCCACGCCGACGTCGAAAGCGCCCTGGCGAACTGGGAGACGTTCTCCAACAGTCGCAGCGACATCCTCGAGCTGGTGAAGTCGGACTTCGACATGCCGCCCGGGGTCATGATGTTCACCGACCCGCCCATGCACACGATGCTGCGCGGGCTGATGTCGCGGGTGTTCACGCCGCGGCGGATGGCCGAGATCGAAGACCAGATTCGGCGGTACTGCGTGCGGTGCCTGGACCCGCTGGTGGGATCCGACCGATTCGACATCATCGCCGAGCTGGCGTCGACGATGCCGATGCGCGTCATCGGGATGCTGCTGGGCATCCCGGAATCCGAGCAGATCGGGGTGCGCGACGCCAACGACGCCAACCTGCGCACCAAGCCCGGTGCCCCGATGAAGGTGGCGCAGGCCGACAAGATCGCCGACGGCCGGATCTACGCCGACTACGTCGAATGGCGGTCGAAGAACCCGTCCGACGATCTGATGACCGCGCTGCTGGGTGTTGAGTTCACCGACGAGCACGGCGTCACCCGCAAGCTCACGCGCAAAGAGGTGCTGCACTACACGCAGGTGGTGGCCGGGGCGGGCAACGAGACCACCGGCCGGCTCATCGGTTGGCTGGCCAAGGTGCTCGCCGAGCATCCCGATCAGCGACGGCAGATCGAGCAGGACCGCTCATTGCTGACCCGCGCCGTCGACGAGACCCTGCGGTTCGAGCCGACCGGGCCGCACGTGGCCCGTTGGGTCGCGCGCGATTTCGAGGCCTACGGGCAGACCGTGCCCGCGGGCAGTGCGATGTTGCTGTTGTTCGGTGCGGCCAACCGGGATCCGCGCAGGTACACCGACCCCGACGTGTTCGACATCCACCGCGACAACATCAGCCACCTGACCTTCGGCAAGGGCCTGCATTACTGCCTTGGCGCGAATCTCGCGCGTCTGGAGGGGCGGGTCGCCCTCGACGAACTGCTCAACCGCTTTCCGGAGTGGGACATCGACTACTCGACCGCACGGTTGGCGCCGACGTCGACGGTGCGTGGATGGGAACGCCTCGACGTCTTGGTGGGCTGA
- a CDS encoding acyl-CoA synthetase, protein MSLLHQLISSVAAAAPHRPAIIADDGSTIGYAEFDHQIRAVARWIASRTEPGDRVAVIADNSPAYAVLYYAVPLGGRVLTLINQRLSPAEQAAQLETTRPALVLGDTVYLDALPQIDSVAFGSPAWRDAVSTTAAAPEVDHAEAQPGDPAWLLFTSGSTGVPKGVVHSHRSILAAVHGTVDGRSVTPAGVYLLPFPMCHIAGYNMLVQHAVGATVVLMSRFRPESFAAQVRAHGVRSCSLAPTMLHALLAHVESTGTTLPTLEAVAYGSAAMPLDLLRRAIEALGVEFHQGYGMTETGGNVTFLGPDDHRAGAAGHPEVLVSAGHPHSGVEIGIVDADGAPLPPGGIGEIVVRGAQVARGYWPDRPSTVDGWLHTGDIGRLDHTGRLFVVDRLKDIIVTGGENVSSREVEDVLSGHPDVDMVAVVGVPDDYWGEAVCAVVVPVPGRNPRPDDLIDHVRSAIAAFKRPREVLFVDELPLTGNGKIAKDRVRDIARTALTA, encoded by the coding sequence ATGAGCCTCCTGCACCAGCTGATCTCGTCCGTCGCGGCGGCCGCACCGCACCGTCCGGCGATCATCGCCGACGACGGTTCGACGATCGGCTATGCCGAGTTCGACCACCAGATCCGCGCTGTCGCACGCTGGATCGCGAGCCGCACCGAGCCCGGCGACCGGGTGGCGGTGATCGCCGACAACAGCCCGGCGTACGCCGTGCTCTACTACGCCGTGCCGCTCGGCGGACGCGTCCTCACGCTGATCAACCAGCGCCTCAGCCCCGCCGAGCAGGCCGCGCAACTGGAGACGACGCGTCCCGCGCTGGTCCTCGGCGACACCGTGTACCTCGACGCGCTGCCGCAGATCGACTCCGTCGCGTTCGGCTCGCCGGCCTGGCGGGACGCCGTGAGCACCACCGCAGCCGCGCCCGAGGTTGATCACGCCGAAGCGCAACCCGGCGACCCGGCCTGGCTGCTGTTCACCAGCGGATCCACCGGTGTACCGAAAGGTGTTGTGCACAGCCATCGTTCGATTCTCGCGGCGGTACACGGGACGGTCGACGGCCGGTCGGTGACGCCGGCCGGTGTGTACCTGCTGCCCTTCCCCATGTGCCACATCGCGGGCTACAACATGCTGGTGCAGCACGCCGTCGGCGCCACGGTGGTGCTCATGTCACGGTTCCGGCCCGAGTCGTTCGCCGCTCAGGTACGCGCCCACGGTGTGCGGTCGTGTTCGTTGGCGCCGACGATGCTGCACGCCCTGCTCGCCCATGTGGAGAGCACCGGTACGACACTGCCGACCCTGGAGGCCGTCGCCTACGGATCCGCCGCGATGCCGCTGGACCTGCTGCGCCGCGCGATCGAGGCCCTCGGGGTGGAGTTCCACCAGGGGTACGGCATGACCGAAACCGGCGGCAATGTCACATTTCTCGGCCCGGACGACCACCGCGCCGGCGCGGCGGGCCACCCCGAGGTGCTCGTGAGCGCCGGGCACCCGCACAGCGGGGTCGAGATCGGCATCGTCGACGCCGACGGGGCGCCGCTGCCGCCGGGCGGGATCGGCGAGATCGTGGTGCGCGGAGCGCAGGTGGCGCGCGGGTATTGGCCCGACCGCCCCAGCACGGTCGACGGTTGGTTGCACACCGGCGACATCGGACGACTCGACCACACGGGCCGGTTGTTCGTGGTGGACCGCCTCAAGGACATCATCGTGACCGGTGGTGAGAACGTCTCGTCCAGGGAGGTCGAGGACGTGCTGTCCGGGCATCCCGACGTCGACATGGTCGCTGTGGTGGGTGTGCCCGACGACTACTGGGGCGAGGCCGTATGTGCCGTGGTCGTCCCGGTGCCGGGACGCAACCCGCGCCCGGACGACCTGATCGACCATGTGCGCTCGGCCATCGCCGCATTCAAGCGACCCAGAGAGGTGCTGTTCGTCGACGAGTTGCCACTCACCGGCAACGGCAAGATCGCCAAGGACCGCGTGCGGGACATCGCGCGCACCGCCCTCACCGCCTGA